In the Primulina tabacum isolate GXHZ01 chromosome 15, ASM2559414v2, whole genome shotgun sequence genome, TCAAGTTTGCAATCAAAGTCAGATGATGCTGTTGTTCCTCCTGTCTTAAATTCACCTCTATCATCATGGCCTTTACCATCACGGAGCGAATCAACTAATCAATCTCAAAAGTTGAAACTACCATACAAATCCTTGGAGCCCGGTGTTGTTCCAAAGAAATCATCCATTTCAAGTAGTACATCCTTTCTGGGTTCACAATCCTCCATCAGTTCATTGCCTCTTAAGCACGGGAAGGAATCTTTGCATTCTTTTGGAAAGAGTAAAAGGAAGACTCGTGCATCCTATGTTTCCTATCCTGGTCCACTAGGTCAGTTATCTTCTGGTGCGAGTTATCCACCTATCATTGGCAGTTATCCAAGTAGTTCTCTGAAGTTGAAAATGCCAACGAGTTCACCAGGAATGGAAACTTATATGCCTCAGTGGCATGATTTACGCCTTAATATGTTAGGACCTCCTATTGGTCCTTCAGAGTTTCTGACAGAATTTGTCACTTGGCCACAAGATTCCACCAATATTCAAAATGGTGAGTCTCCCATGGTAATACAGGCCACAAAAGTGGAACCAAGAAATACCGATGAAGTTTTgcaaaaatttgaaagttttaaaaaattcgaCACCGTTGACGATTATTCGGATCACTTCTACTCCAAAAATGCTTCATCTGGCAAAGAGGTAACTGCTATTTCAAAAATGGGGTTGTCTGCTGTCAGATctcttcaaaatatatttgtgcCTTTATGATATTGTCTTTAAATGTTAACAGCCACCAAAGAATTGGGCTAAGAGAATACAGGAAGAATGGAAGATTCTGGAAAAAGATTTACCCGGTATGTTTTGAAAGTCCTCCATGTCTCCCTTTGCAACTTTTTTGGCCACAGTGTTTATTTGTTTACACTGATGAATTAACGAGGTATTGACATCAAATTATGAATCACAACATAACTGCATGTATAGCCTCTCTATATTATCAtagctaatattttatttttctgataTTTAGAATAGTATGATTCCTGACCTTATATTTTTTCTGCTGTCACCAACACAGATACTATATTTGTAAGGGTTTACGAAGCCAGGATGGATCTTCTGCGGGCTGTGATTGTAGGAGCAGATGGAACGCCGTACCATgatggtctctttttctttgaAGTCTTCTTTCCGAGCAGTTATCCTAATGTTCCACCtgtatgttatttttttaatttcttctGAAGAGTGCAGCTCGGTGTCTGTAAGTTTGGGTAAATTTGAGGCCTAATCATACCATTTCTATTTTTGCTAGCTTGTTCATTATCATTCAGGCGGTCTACGAATCAACCCTAATTTATATAATTGTGGAAAAGTATGTCTTAGCCTTCTTAATACATGGAGtggtaaccacaaagagaagtGGATCCCTGGTGTTTCAACCATGTTACAAGTTTTGGTCTCCATACAAGGGCTGATTTTGAATGCCAAGCCCTACTTTAACGAGCCTGGATATGCAAACCTGAGTGGCTCCCCGGCCGGAGAAAAACGATCATTGGAATATAACGAGAGTACATTTATTTACTCCCTCCAAACGATGGTGTACAGCATGAGAAGGCCGGCAAAGGTAAGTTGAATCCCTAACTCTTCACATTATGTCTGTGACATCAAATTGAAGCCAAACCAATTCCTTTATTCTATAGATAAATTGCTTATTCATTCATTTGTTTTGGTAGCATTTTGAGGACTTTGTAATAGGACATTATTGCAAGTATGCTCGTGATATTATGGTATCGTGTAAAGCATACTTGGAAGGAGCTCAGGTAGGTTGTCTTGTTAAAGGAGGCGTTCAAGATGTCGATGAAGGTGACAAGAGCTGCTCACAGCATTTCAAGAACAGGTTGGCTGGATTCATCCCTACTCTGGTACATACATTTTCACAAATTGGAGCTAAAGATTGTCAAGAGTTCCTTTCTTTATCTCGAAAGGCTACCGGACCAGCAACTGCTGCTCTTGGGCCCTTAAACTTATACCATTAGGCTAAAGAATTTGCAAACACGCGGCTTCAAGATTGTGCTCATGAGACTTGCTACTCGCCTTTGGTTATGAATTATGACTGATTGGCGCATTGACTCGTCTTAGAAAGAACAGATTGTTGTTTTTAGCGACATCTCAATGCCTAtttagaaaataataatatctGTACATTTGAATGTGACCTGAACTTTTTTTCCTAATGAATCTAAATCTCGATATGGATTCTTCAAGCGTTCTATTGAAGTACATCCATCCTCTTCCCCACTTTCCGTACGTTTTCATGGTGAGTTGATGTTGAAAGTTGGTTCCATCACGGTTAGCAATGTGAGGATGCAagtataattatatttaattaatgccTGAAAAGTCTTATTTTCACATGTCAACAGTAAATTTTATTTCTTAATacaatttatgaaaaatttattccaattacgaaatttttttattagttaatataatacgatatcaaatatatatatcttcaTGAATGAGGCTTATTTTAGATAGTctcattaattaatattaaaaaaaaggtGATATTGAACCCAGTTAACATTTTTCCAATAAAATAAGTCATTCCCTAGATGGCATCAATGAGCAAGTATTTAATTTTCCGCGATGCTCTCGGGCTCATCGTTAACATGTATCTTTCTAATTCTCCAACTGGATGGGGGAATCCTAACAAATCAGACAAATGGTCTCAGATCCCAAAAGAAATTGACTGGAtatgattttaatataattttaaccTGGTTAACTCAAAAGTGGATCCGATCTCCGTTTTGACTGATTGAGAGACTGtaataacaacaacaataataataataacaataataataataataataataatatagttGAGAGAGATTGAAATGGAAACTTTGTACTTAATAGCGAATTATTTGTCTTTTGGTAGAATAATTCCCAAGTCATCGCCGGCCACCAATTGAATACTCCTTTCAATATTACCGGAGTGGAGGGACAGAGGTTTCCACATAGGTACTAGGAATAGGACCCACGCCTGGACTTATTCCACAAATAATAAAtagacaaaaaaatatatttgagatTCTATGTTTTCAAACTATTAATTCCATGTTCAAATTACTTTTGATCCCTGAGAATTCttttaaatgaataaaataagtagCAGCGTGACATTGGGTGTAGAACAAGTCAGATGAATCGGGTGACTAGCTTTTTTCTAGTAAGTGGGGCTTGGTCAAAAAATCATTGATTTATGACAATGCATTATTATAGcctattatatatttatatgaaatATTGTGCAAGCAAAAATATATTATACGTAAAATTCATTAATCTTGAATATGATGTATTTTTCTTTTGATACACATACCAATAATGATCAAGGGCAGTAGGAAGTCAGTCAAATACTTTATACCATTACATGAATATATAATACATCATCTTTCTTCTCTGGCTTTCTGGTTTTATGCGCCATGAATTTCTCTCGCAATATGCCTTTCTCGTCGTGGTTTTACAAGTCCTTGAGCTTTTTTCTTATTTCTAATCTCTTCATATCGTCTGTTCTCTCTTCTCCTTCATACACTGATCACTGTTCTTCTATAGTCCCTGAATCTAGCCGCACTCACCCAACGTACCGAATGCTTGTACCTTATTTTCACACAGCCTACTACACCGGTGGAGAAAGACTTATTGGTGAGAAAGCGTCGAACCAAACATATGACTATGTGGGAAAATCGCTTATTAGCATCAAACTCACGTCAGATTCATATGAGACCATCGCCAAGAATGTTTATATGGTTCGGGGTCACCTGGTTATCCGGTCCTGGTACCGGTATTACGATCGGGATATAAGCAATTTCAGTTATGATGGATCATATTACCACAGGAGGAGACAACATAGATCAAACATGATAACGTTTTTGTTGAATGGGTTCTGGTCAGAATCTTCAAggaagctttgtatggtcggGTCAGCTTCTTGGAAGTCTAACGAAGGTAAGGTTATCAATCTTGATGCTGTTTTGAAGATGAGTTACAATTCTTTGACTCCAAGTATGTTTACTGGCGTGATTAGTGGAACTTTGGAAAGCACAAGTTCCGTCAAGGACTCCGGGTATTTCGAGCCGATTTCAATGTTTGCTTTTCCTTCTGTTCCCGACTATATTTACTCTTTGGTTTCGAAAGAACTAGGAAGAGGGTATTCGGGTGGTTTTGACGGTCCAAAAGACCAGTCTCTCCATTTGGATTCGAGCAGGTTTTGCTCTGTGTTACTAGGAGTAGGGGGATATATTTTTTTCGAGTTGGAGCATGGAAGAGAGTGCAAAAAGCCTCGAACTTGTTCTCCACTTGGTGTGGTTGATGGATTGTTGCCTGGAGTGGTGTCCTTATATCCAATCCAGTGTTCGACAGAAGAACGGATGATTCGGTACGTGGTAACATTTCATAATGTTAGCTATCCTgcattttatgaaaaatttgatcttaATGCCACGTTGATCGGTGAGGGCTCCTGGGATGATAATAAAAACCAGCTGTTGATTGTTGCTTGTCGAATCTTGGATCCAGTTAACCATTTTGGGAATGGTATAGGAGATTGTTCATTAAGGTTGAGTTTCAGATACCCTTCAATCCTTACCATCAGAAATAATGCCAAACTTGTCGGAAAAATTTGGACAAACAAAAGTGTGGACGACTCAGGATATTTCAGAAACATAAATCTTAGTCTCGTTGGTGGGGATCTTCCTGAGGCATTTCCAGGACTAAAATACGAATACACTGAATTGAATAAGGTAAAAGAGTTATGCCGAGTGGAGAAGGTTGAAAAGAAGGGGAATATATATCCAGATGGGCCGTCTAACAACATGAGGTTCGACATGTCAGTCAAGAATTCGAACGGGAAAGAATTTGGTTGGGGCATTGCAGCTCCTCTAGCCATTGGAAATGAGTTGTACCAAGGAGACAAGGGGATTGTACTGGCACCAGAGTCAGCGCCAGTCGCGGGTGCTGTACGCGAACCAATTTCTGAAACCCAGAAAAGTAGATCCGGTCCCTTGAATATGAGCTTCATAGTATCCATCACCCCTTTTCATTCAGATAATAATAAGCCACGAAGTCAAAGTCGAATGCAGATCACTGCCGAAGGAGTGTATGATTCAGAAAGAGGATGTCTCTGTATGGTAGGCTGCAGAAAGTTGCAATCTAATGTCAAAAAATCTGATGACTCCACAGACTGTGAGATTGTTGTGAACTTCCAGTTTGCTCCAATCAACGATAAAAGTGGTGGTGTTATCAGTGGAAGCGTCAGAAGCACACGAACAAGAACAGATCCTCTTTATTTCGAGGATATGACAATGTCATCTGCTGCATTTTACAGCAGTGTGGCTGAACGCTCGATATGGAGAATGGACTTGGAGATCACCATGATCTTGATATCCAACACGTTCATGTGCATCTTCGTTGGGTTACAACTTTTCCACGTGAGAAGAAATCCTGAGGTTGTCTCCAGCATTTCGCTTGTCATGCTTCTGATACTTTCTCTAGGATACATGATCCCGCTTGTCCTGAACTTCGAAGCCCTTTTCTTGCAAAACTATAACAAGCAACCATTCATGTTTAGCAGCAAAGGATGGCTTGAAGCTAATGAAGTAACCATGAGAGTAGTAATGATGGTGGCATTTTTGTTGCAGATACGCCTGCTCCAGCTGGTTTGGACCGCAAAAACAAGTGAAGGAAATGAAAAGGGCTTGTGGGGTGCAGAGAAAAAGGCGGCTTTTGTTTCAATGTCGATGTATATTTTTGGCGGATTACTTACTCTGCTGCTGAACTGGATAAAGAGCAAGAATCAAGAAATGAATTCTTTTGTCGAATATCATCAAATGTATTATTCTCTTTGGGGGTACTTGAGATCTTATGCTGGTTTGATTCTTGATGGGTTTCTTATCCCACAAATATCGCTCAATACTTTCTCTGGTTCATCTGCAAAAGCTTTGTCTAATCCATTCTACATCGGCATCAGTGCTGTTCGGTTGGTTCCTCATGCTTATGATCAATACCGGGCTCACAATTTTCCACGAACCATTGTTAACGGAACATACTATTATGCGAATCCCGCCGCGGATTTTTACTCTACCGCTTGGGACGTGATAATCCCTTGTGGAGTGATTGCACTGGTTGTGATCGTGTTTCTGCAGCAACGACGTGGCGGACGTTGGATTCTCCCGAGGAGATTCAGGGAGTTAGAGCTGTATGAAAAAGTTCCCGTGGTTAACGATGAGCTATGAATTGTACTTGCATTCAGAAATATAGATGATACATTTACTATATACTTTTCCAGTGTCTTGAGGTCTATCGGAATCGTTAAATACGCTGAGCAGCAGCATAGCGGTACCTGTTTTAACGGATTTGTAAATAATAAATACACCAAATAATGTATAAATATATCGTTGAGAAATTACACCGAAGCGATGCCGAGCAAgatgataatatagtacccaaaaatgcgaaataaaataaccaacaagaacacaaagatttacgtggttcacccaatataggctacgtccacggagcactgcaacttttataactggaagaaatattacaacaagtatatacactcaatatttctcactcccaaaccccgagtataccgaaaaaataatttctctaactcacacaagagaattcccgcactcaaaaaaaatacactctttttttctatgcactctctttttatcaaagctgaaaagcttttgattttgggatacaataactaaaggaattgagctctatttataaaTAATTCGTTCATTCAGTTTTATAAGTTTTCCGATGTGGGAtatgattttctgaatttttaatTCAGCGTGGGCCCCACCTCATTAAAAATCTCACGTAACAATTCTCGaacttgaagacttgatttcaatcatgtctTCACAACATCAGTGCAACAGCTCATACCTCCTTTGTTAGTCCAGGAGACCAACTGAAGTCAAACACAACTTCAGTTTTTCAATGATAACAGCCTTCGTGAGCATATCAGCTGGATTCTTGCTTCCAGGAATCTTATCAAGCTTCAAGACTCCATTCACCCGATCTCTAAGGATCCTCATTCTAATGATTTGTTTTGCAGCACCCAAATCCTTCAAAGCAAATTTTTTTGATAACTCTTTCTCGAGTTTATCAATCTCCTCCAGACAAACTCCTGCTATCAACATATCATCTATATATATCAGTAGTATGATATAATAACCATCGAGCTTCACATAACAATAATGATCAGCCTGATACCTCCGAAAACCATCATTATTCATTACACCATCACACTtttgtaccactgtcttggagcttgtttgagaccatacaagCTCTTCAGAAGTTTGCACACCATTTTCTCTTTCCCTCGTACTTCAAATCCCTGTGATTGATTTATTTCTTCATCTAGCTCACCATGAAGAAACGTCGTCTTTACATCTAACTGTTCCAGCTGTAAATCTTCTTTTACCATGGCTAACTCCCACTGTTTCAAGGTCTCATAACATCcgatttatttttcacaaaataaaccAAAAATTTCCTGCTCGAATCGTCAACAGTAGTGCCATAATATCTTGAGTGATCTCGGAGGGATGTCACAGGAGATGGTCCACATACATCAGTATGTACCAGCTCCAAATCCGCCGATTTCGGTTCTCTAACctcttttgaaaagctcaccTTTTTCCGCTTTCCAAAAAATACAGCTTCACACAGCTTGTGTTCAACGATCTTTAATTCCGGTAGCTTTTCGTTTGAAACAAGCATTTTCATTCCCTTCTCACTCGTATCCCCAAGCCTACTatgccatagacttgaattAGCTCCAGCATCCACAGCCGCTAATTTATTTCTCAAACTGGTAGTCATATAAAGTGttccagttttctttcctcgagcaacAATCATGGCTCCCTTTTTCACTTT is a window encoding:
- the LOC142526208 gene encoding uncharacterized protein LOC142526208, whose translation is MESPTPVSRYVHQNSKKRVFPGGSSSSVCKDVEALEIPPPANHAFEPKSSEQKHVVCHEIIDVDVEEDCGDVMIIDHKVGVHGKGKEALSSFSIGVGGLAMDGLASDIQSSTNGASPSHDSMIFDDSSSNNFFGEDDLLDNYYDDILFDEYTMLESHFDHMDIPPGIEAPFPWLPSSPRNKNKVTTTGTSTNSSLQSKSDDAVVPPVLNSPLSSWPLPSRSESTNQSQKLKLPYKSLEPGVVPKKSSISSSTSFLGSQSSISSLPLKHGKESLHSFGKSKRKTRASYVSYPGPLGQLSSGASYPPIIGSYPSSSLKLKMPTSSPGMETYMPQWHDLRLNMLGPPIGPSEFLTEFVTWPQDSTNIQNGESPMVIQATKVEPRNTDEVLQKFESFKKFDTVDDYSDHFYSKNASSGKEPPKNWAKRIQEEWKILEKDLPDTIFVRVYEARMDLLRAVIVGADGTPYHDGLFFFEVFFPSSYPNVPPLVHYHSGGLRINPNLYNCGKVCLSLLNTWSGNHKEKWIPGVSTMLQVLVSIQGLILNAKPYFNEPGYANLSGSPAGEKRSLEYNESTFIYSLQTMVYSMRRPAKHFEDFVIGHYCKYARDIMVSCKAYLEGAQVGCLVKGGVQDVDEGDKSCSQHFKNRLAGFIPTLVHTFSQIGAKDCQEFLSLSRKATGPATAALGPLNLYH
- the LOC142526127 gene encoding uncharacterized protein LOC142526127; the protein is MNFSRNMPFSSWFYKSLSFFLISNLFISSVLSSPSYTDHCSSIVPESSRTHPTYRMLVPYFHTAYYTGGERLIGEKASNQTYDYVGKSLISIKLTSDSYETIAKNVYMVRGHLVIRSWYRYYDRDISNFSYDGSYYHRRRQHRSNMITFLLNGFWSESSRKLCMVGSASWKSNEGKVINLDAVLKMSYNSLTPSMFTGVISGTLESTSSVKDSGYFEPISMFAFPSVPDYIYSLVSKELGRGYSGGFDGPKDQSLHLDSSRFCSVLLGVGGYIFFELEHGRECKKPRTCSPLGVVDGLLPGVVSLYPIQCSTEERMIRYVVTFHNVSYPAFYEKFDLNATLIGEGSWDDNKNQLLIVACRILDPVNHFGNGIGDCSLRLSFRYPSILTIRNNAKLVGKIWTNKSVDDSGYFRNINLSLVGGDLPEAFPGLKYEYTELNKVKELCRVEKVEKKGNIYPDGPSNNMRFDMSVKNSNGKEFGWGIAAPLAIGNELYQGDKGIVLAPESAPVAGAVREPISETQKSRSGPLNMSFIVSITPFHSDNNKPRSQSRMQITAEGVYDSERGCLCMVGCRKLQSNVKKSDDSTDCEIVVNFQFAPINDKSGGVISGSVRSTRTRTDPLYFEDMTMSSAAFYSSVAERSIWRMDLEITMILISNTFMCIFVGLQLFHVRRNPEVVSSISLVMLLILSLGYMIPLVLNFEALFLQNYNKQPFMFSSKGWLEANEVTMRVVMMVAFLLQIRLLQLVWTAKTSEGNEKGLWGAEKKAAFVSMSMYIFGGLLTLLLNWIKSKNQEMNSFVEYHQMYYSLWGYLRSYAGLILDGFLIPQISLNTFSGSSAKALSNPFYIGISAVRLVPHAYDQYRAHNFPRTIVNGTYYYANPAADFYSTAWDVIIPCGVIALVVIVFLQQRRGGRWILPRRFRELELYEKVPVVNDEL